The Euwallacea similis isolate ESF13 chromosome 18, ESF131.1, whole genome shotgun sequence sequence GAGTGCTTGAAGAATAAAATACGAAGTCTGGAAATCGCCTCGATTGGAGGAAGGAAGCAAGAACTAAAAGTTGACTATTTCCAAGAATCCATTAAGAGTAAGCTTGCTGGCCTAAATCAGTAATTTCTTGCAATaccattacatttttttagaactaGAAGACACTATAGTGAAGGAAAGACAAAAGTATGACGACTTGAGTGCCAAATACGAAATCCTCGAAGAGGAGCATGTTGTTGTGAAGGCCAAGCTAGTTATGCAAATTGAGACACtagaaaagtaaaattacatattaatttccttttatcaATTGACATGTAACTGCATTTCAGCCAGCTGACAAACCTCAAAAAGGACTACGACCAGCTGGAACAAGAACTGAAAGCCTTGAGAGAAACCTACAAGAAAAAGAGCGACGCCTGGactaaagaaaaattagatttggaACAAAAACTTAGAGATATAGCCAACTTAAGACTCAACGAAGATGACATCGACAAACAAAGACTGAAGGCTTTATTCGAAGAAAAACAATCTGAACTCGACCAAATTAAGAAGGAATACGATCTGATTCACGACCAGATGGAGTATATGAGAAAGGAAAACGATGAgttaaatcgaaaattaaacGATTACGAAAAAGTGAACAAAGTGCAGAGAAATATTAGTGCTGATTCAACGGCAATGGAAAAGGAACTTAAACATCTTAGAATCAAGTGAGtgattattttccaaaacGCAGTTACTATAGTAGTGTCTAATCACTATAATGTGCAGCTCTACAAATTGCATTTCTGATAATAATTCTGATTTGATAGGTTACACAACGCtgaaaaaactaagaaaacAGAAATAGGTGAGTGCAAAATGAGATACGAGAATCAGCTAAACCTCGTCAACCAAGAAATGCAGTCTCTGCAAAATCAAGTAATGAGATTTAAGCGGGAGCGAGACAACTACAAACACATGCTGGAAATGGCTCAGAAATCGATGGCTGAACTCAAACATTCCCCTAAATTAAGTAATATTGAAATAGGATCAAAGGAGAAATTGTATTATGATGAGGTAAAGTcccaaattcttaaataaataaatccaaaTAATTACATTCCAGCTAGAAGAATCcaaatcaaaaattgcaaatctaGACCAGCAAATCAACTGTATGGAAGACGAATTATCAGAAGCGCGCTTGGAAAGCTCAAGGCTGAAGACTGAATTGATATCAGAAAAGACATCTTGGGAAATCCGCCTTTTAGAGCTTCATTCTAAAGTAAATGAGTTAGAAGAAGAGAAAGTATTAAACAGTGGAAGAACTAAAATAATGGGCCTAAAAACTCGGATGGAGCTAGCTTGGCATAAAGAGAGAGAAGAGCAGCAAAGGCTTCTTCAAGAAACTGCCACCCTCGCCAGAGATTTAAGGCAAACGCTATTTGAAGCTGAAAGGGAAAGGGACAAGGAGAGGTTAGAAACGAAGAGAAAGTATGATCAGCTTAAGAAATCTGCTGATGAAGAGCAAGATGAGTCCAAGAGGAAGGCCACCGAGCTGCAGTGCGATTTGCTAGAATTGAGGGATGCTCACGCAAAACTTAGAACAACAAATGAGAAATTACGTAGAGAGAAGGAGCGCTATGAGAAAGAACGAGACGAATTTAAGACCGTGAAGTATACTCGTAGGAGGCTAGAGAATGAAGAGGAGCGAAAGATTGAGAAGATTATCGAGCAAGTTGACATTCTCAAGCAATTAGCACCAGAGTTGTTCTTTTCCAAAGAAGAAGAAGACACTCGTTACACTCCTACACCACCACGAAGAACAAAATCAAAGTCAAGGGAATCATCCCCAGTGACTGGAGTTCGTGGAAGCTCCTTGGGGCCTGAGGATAAACAGCAAAGAATACAGGGAGTAATGCAAATGTTAGTGCAAGGCACTGAAGATTTGAGAAGAATGCAGAAACACAACGAAGATGAAGAAGAAAGGGAAAGACTGAGGCGGTCAGGAATGCGTAGAGCGACTTCCACGGAAGCTGAGCAGGTTGGCAGCGCCAGATACAGTAGATCAACTGTCAAGAAAGTTAGCTCACTAGAACGACAAGGAAGTTTGTACAGAAAGAGCTTATCTCTGGAACACAACTTACAGGCGGAACAGAAAATATGGAGAAACGAGAACAAAGACAGCTCGCCTAGCCTCCAGACCAGTTCGCAGTCTCTAGAATGGGACACAGACGCTAAAGGGGGCAAGCCTAGTGATTCCACTGTGGATAGTAGGCTCTCAACTAGTTCTACTCAAAGTGATACGGGGGAAAGGAAGAAAAGCGCGGGAGGATTTATGAACAGATTGTGGAGTCTCACCAAATCCAGGAGCATCGACGATCAAGATCCAGGTATTTTTTCCAGTAATAAGGGCCTCGGCTCTAAGgcaagtttaatttaaaaaatgtgaattgaTGTAATTAACTGTGAGAGTATTTCAGGACAATTCCAGAAACAACTCAAATTCCGACGTAAATGAAGAAAAGGGGAGCAAGAAGGATTTGAGAGAACGTATTACTGGCATATTTAGAAGGGGCGGTTCGTCATCCCGGAGTAACAGGTAGATACTGCTGGAGAGAATATGGGGGTTTTATTGTTgcaattccttttttttttgcagtgtTGAGAGGAACTCTCAAACCAGTTCAACCCAAAGGCCATTGGTGCGGAAAGGGAGCAACAATAACTTGGAAGAAAGATAAAATCATTAATCAACCATCatgtttgttttatgtttataatgtataatagtctttatgtttaggtaaaaaatatgaaattttaaataaatgttcgTTTTTTTCGAGAGTCGCTCCCATTAAAACCGAACCACTTCCATATAAGAATTCAAACTGAAAACCAAACATCAAATGGGCATACCAATTAGGTACCCATATTTCCAAAATCACCTTATTACTGATTAGGATCCTTTAGCCTGCCATTAATATTCCTCCATCATTTCCGACCTCTTTTACCAAAACTTATTGCATTTCTTGTAAATAAAGTCTAGCATTGACTAATTTGGAACGGTGTCGTCTGACCGACATTCACTTCCCCACCTTTCTTCGCGTTTACTTTCTTTCGTTAAGCCTCATGCTTCGGGAGGTATTTCGATCAGACCGATGCGGTTCCGGTTTGAGAATAGTACGATAAAACCAGTTGTCGAGTGTTAATAAGTAAGTACTCATATGTGTGTGAAGAAAGTGGAAAGTTATTCATTTTTGCATATGAAGACGTCGGTTTGTTGGTTAGTCGTTCGGTTAGGCTGATGAAATTGTTTGTAACTGGGTCTATATGCGTTACAAAAATGTATAGTGTTGAAATTGAATCTGAGTTACGGGTGTTATGTGTACCAAATTTAGTGCTTTTCTGAcggcttaattaaaaaaatagaaggGCAATTAGGCGTCAGGAAAAACTgaacatttttgtaattttgtataGATTAAACACTAGTTGTTCCTTCATCGGAATTATTgatgaaaccaaaaaaatagaaataaaaatgattatttttattaatcattATTGAATTAAGATGTATATAATCTATCAAAGAATACAAATACaatacataataatatttattggatgtctcattatctcaaaaaacgTCTTTGGTCATtgggatttatttttttgggacGCTCTGTAAAACTCTTACTGATTTTGGAATGTAATGTTTGAAACGCTACATTTACAACTTCTATTGTCTCggacaaaatttcattgaaaaatattaatccgTTCCCCTATACATGGTGTCCCAGATTTTTGTTTACAGTAAGTAAGCACCTACATATCTCagaacttataaaaaattcatgaaaagcTTAAACATAAAAGTTGCAGGAATTCGTGCCAGGGGCATTTTCACACATTTGAAAATACCGGAAGACAAaaccagaattaaaaaatgcaaaccaATTTCCTCTATCTAAAATGGTTTGGCGATTACAGATTGATTAGGAActgtaaaatgtaaatatttggaggtcattttctcaaaaatcgttTAATATAGGCAAAAGCTAATGATATTAAGGGTGgcttaattgaaataattgcaAGTTTGGCGGGTCATGTTGCGGGGTGGCTAATGAAcgctaccctgtatattcaaaatattttcagtatgGTCTTGAGATATTTACTATATACGAAAATCTCCGACACCTTGTATGCACAATGTGGTTGTTGACACAATGTTATACTAACATATAGAATACTTACCTGCTAACAATATGTTCTTCCTTAGAATAGCCAGACACTCCTGAAAAGAATCGAAACAACATGAAACTGACATTCATCATCGAATTACTTCTAGTCTTCATTCTTCTAGCCTTCGCTGCTTCTGCAGCTGTCATAGGTAACTTCTTCCATAGTATTTATCATAATCTTCCAGACATAACTATTATTTCTAGACAAACACCATGTTCACAAACCGCGCAAAGCTCTAAGGCTGAATCGGCGTGTTAAAAGCGACAAACAAAGACAGGAATCCCCGACCAATAAATATTGCAACTGCTCCGCTGTTACCTGCAACTGTTGCCGAGACTTTAACATACCGTTGGTAGCCTTAAAGGGTCCTGGATGTGCCACTCTCCAATACCTTAATGGAGATAAACTGGCTATATCCATGAGCGTTGCAGATCGAGTGCTCACTAACACCACTGTGTCCGGTAAAAGAATGAACTTTCAAACAGGAATATCTCCAACaagtaaaattattgataGGGAGAAACCCCGATCCGATTTGTTTGCCTCTACCAGGAAGAATATCCAAATTCTGTGGGAGGGTCTACAATATTGGCCGAAAGGAGCAAAACTTCAATGCCTGTCTCGGCCTAGAGCTGCGGTCAGCTGAAGAGATTGAAGCCGCAATGAGGCTATCTTGCTTCAGATTTGGGCCTGAAGGCTTGAAACTTGAGCCTGCTCAGCCTTTACCGGTGGTTGAGGATGAGGACAGTGATGATGACGATGACGACGATGACGATGATGACAATGATTATgattatgatgatgatgatgatgacgtTTTAGAAGACGATAGTGATGAGGAGTTGGTGGCTGATGATGATGACGACGATGAGGAAAGTGTCGAAAAGCCTATTAGTGAGTatgaaatatggaaaatactttttgtttttaccaGTGAtgttttcatagaaaataaaccaaaaaagaagaaaaatgctCCTAAACGAGTGACTACTGCCAAACCTAAAAGGAGGAAGCCTAGTACTACTAGTAAAAGTCCTATATCAACAGCTTCCAACAACCAGGACAAAATTGTTGAAAGCACTACAGTAAAGGAAGAGAATTTCACAATCAAGGATGAAGATAAAAGTGAGGAAAACGATGTGTTCGATGACATTAACGATGCTGTGGTTGACACTGTAGAAGGGGCAGTTGATAGTGGAGAAAGCAGTGGAGAGAGCAGCGAAGAGAGATAGTCCAGGGTGCtaggttatttatttatttatttatttatttattgttgaatttgTGTGATATGTAAAGAAagattaatacatttttgttttctagtAGAATATTAATGCAGTTCATCAGGAAGCTGCGGCATTATTCAAGATccttattgaatttttgtgggtcatgaaaattatcattcaAAAAGAAGGTTTATTGATCGCTATAGCATATCAGCGCCACCTTTTAAAACCTATGGTAATCGGCAGTGAGTCGAGATATAATACTCGTTCTGCAGATACCtatctaaaatttattgccaTCTATCaatgaaagttgaaattatcaACCATGTGGGAGTTTCGAGATCCTGACAAacacattaaaacaaaaatgcagGTCAggatttcttaaattttgaataacttGTAtacttacaaaattaaaacacaGTTAACGTTCATAAGACTTCATTTCTAGGAATTATGGACAATTTGCTACAGTATTTATTCCTATCAGTAACTAAAGTATACGTTGTTAAAGCTAgctaattttcatataatacTCGTATGGATGAAAGAAAAAGGAGTCTGTAACTTTTTAACACTACGATTTCCCATCACAAACCATTCAAAAGGGACctcttttaaatattaacaacGTAACAATTACAGTAGTATTGCTATTCAGACTAGTTGGAAATGATACGATATAAAGTTCTAATAATAGGTACAAGCTGACTTGTGCACCAcgtcttgaaattttattaacaccAAAAGCCATGGAACAATCTCCCCCATCCGAGAGAACAGACGCAGATGCGGTTGACCCAAAAATACAATCCATTTTTAACCTTTTACAGACAGTTTTCCGAAGTAAACCTGTacctaaataattattgccaAACCAATAACAGTCTAATGAAGAGCGACTCTTCAATTAATGTTTGATGTTTCATTGGCTTGAAAGTTCCTAATTTAAACCTGCACTAACACCGACTCTtgatggaaataaataaagcaaaatgCTTTAAAACTAGTGTAACAGATACGATGATTTACACTCTTAATCGGTACTTTTTTAAGCTATTGCTCtctattttatactttaataCGTAGGGAGTATTTACATGAAGAAAACAATCACCTACAAAGAGCCCCTGTtaaaacgtgttaaaaaaatacaagtgATGTTTTCACTATAGACTTAAGTACGTATACTAAAATCATTCATCTAAGTATTTACAACGAAGCACTGTCTTAAAACACGTACCCATGCATGGGTTGAGTAGGCATCCAAAATTAAAGCCATGCAAAGGGTactttgaaatgttaataaatgaaaCCTAATTAAAAACCTTGAAATGATGTGGATATTACCTTTAATGGCCTTAATTTTAGACACCTCCCTACAAAGAGCGCGGGAAAATCAACTTTCAGCCAATTTGGTTTTATTGCTACTCATGTGTCTTTAGTAACATCACGGGGATGTTGCTCTCGACTTTCAATTGGTTAGAATGTAAAGCGAACTACTGAAAAGTTACTTAACTGTCCTAAATGTGTTGGTGTTGacggaaaaaaattgttaaccACACCAAGCTAACGGTACATTGTGCAAAATACAAGGTTCCTATTTCTTTGGCAGTGCTAATCCAGAACTGCGTGGCAACAAAAATGTGCGTTTAGTGGCGCAGTGGCTGAATTAACCAACAATAACTGGTCAAATTACGCCACTATAATGCTGAGAACCAATGGTCAAAACCGGCGACTAAAGTGCTTACGCGGAACTCAAAAATCTTAATTGTTTTGCATGCTTTAGAGTCACACAACTGattccataaatttaaagtcAGTAAGATACTGTATTGTCGCTAGTTTTCGCTCGGTCTCTAACTAGTTAATTTGATTACATAACAATAATACGCGTTTTTCCTACGTTAGGTTGTCTTTCCTCCCAGAAAATGATACTATTGAGCGAATTCCTTTAACAGATGTCTGCATGAAACACAAAAGAGACTCATTAAAACCTGTTTCAAAGATGTATGAGAGTTTTTCCTACTTTTACTCACCTTTTTCTTAGACCCGTTTAAGAAATCTTTATACATTTCAGACCTCAAGTATCTGGAATAGCTATCACTTTTCATAAGATGATAAACATGGGCCTGAAAACGATAAGATAAATGTGTCATCTGAACTCGCGCAATCAAAAGCGCAAAATCAGTCTTCACCAACTTTGATACATATTTAAAGAGCACACGTTAGCATGCAGAACCATAAACGTTGAAGGAATGTGCGTATTAGATTTCGATAACTAGTTAATTGCGCGATAAGGAGATAAATTAGAAGTAACAAAGTGTTTCTTGAACAATCCAAAAAGTCAATAATAAAATGGGAATAGTAGATAAAGGTCTTTGGGGTCGATTACTTCCTGGGACATCTTCGACACAAGTAAATTTTCCCGCATTTGCGTAAATATAGATTTATCATCAATGTCGCCAAACGCCATTTCGTGGAAAaagaagattatttatttgggATACCTGATCAATGGAAAGGGAAATTAACCATGGTTTCATTGTTCAAAAAGCCGAAAACGCTTAGAGATTTAAGGTTTTTaggcaaaataattttaacacacgtttcttaaaaaaaggcaGTTGCGACTCTTTCAAAATCGtcgaaatgaaattaaaatatgcaactttttattttaaaattacctttaaaattcACACAGTTATATTCAATAGAGCTATAGATATTGTTTTAACTCTATTCCATGTCTCGTCATGTATACTACAAAAATAGGTACTTACAGCAGCATTGTCGAACGACCATCGGTCCGGAGCTTCCATGTTCTTCTTGGTTATCTCATAAGAATGAGAATCAACATTTATAGGGCATTTGGCATCGGGAGCTAAAAAGTAATCCCAAATTTCCTTAACTTTTTTCTGGACTTGGCTTTGCGGCAACGTCTTCAGTTCT is a genomic window containing:
- the LOC136414783 gene encoding coiled-coil domain-containing protein 1-like, with amino-acid sequence MKLTFIIELLLVFILLAFAASAAVIDKHHVHKPRKALRLNRRVKSDKQRQESPTNKYCNCSAVTCNCCRDFNIPLVALKGPGCATLQYLNGDKLAISMSVADRVLTNTTVSGRNPDPICLPLPGRISKFCGRVYNIGRKEQNFNACLGLELRSAEEIEAAMRLSCFRFGPEGLKLEPAQPLPVVEDEDSDDDDDDDDDDDNDYDYDDDDDDVLEDDSDEELVADDDDDDEESVEKPIKNKPKKKKNAPKRVTTAKPKRRKPSTTSKSPISTASNNQDKIVESTTVKEENFTIKDEDKSEENDVFDDINDAVVDTVEGAVDSGESSGESSEER